A window of Natrinema versiforme contains these coding sequences:
- the mfnA gene encoding tyrosine decarboxylase MfnA, which yields MQIEPQAFDRVLSSMCTEPHPAARDAAERFLATNPGDPGTYPNVSALEDDAIALLSEIAGLDNPAGYITSGGTEANIQAVRIARERAESRTPNVVMPESGHFSFQKAADLLGVDLRIVPTDDRQRADLSAVRAAVDDDTALVIGVAGTTEYGRVDPIPDLAEIAHSVDAMCHVDAAWGGFVLPFTDYDWHFGHAAVDTMAIDPHKMGQAAVPAGGLLVRDSALLDELAVDTPYLESTSQATLTGTRSGAGVASAVAAMEELWPDGYRRQYARSQNNAEWLADALEKRGYEVADPTLPLVAADVPRSTFDALRAEGWRISRTATGELRVVCMPHVTREMLASFIGDLDRLEVRASVPVASDD from the coding sequence ATGCAAATCGAGCCGCAAGCGTTCGACCGGGTCCTCTCCTCGATGTGTACGGAACCCCACCCGGCGGCGCGCGACGCGGCCGAACGGTTTCTCGCGACGAACCCCGGCGATCCCGGTACCTATCCGAACGTTTCAGCCCTCGAGGACGATGCGATCGCGCTGCTGAGCGAGATCGCCGGGCTGGACAATCCGGCGGGCTACATCACGAGCGGCGGCACCGAGGCGAACATTCAGGCCGTCCGGATCGCCCGCGAGCGGGCCGAGAGTCGGACGCCGAACGTCGTCATGCCCGAATCGGGCCACTTCAGCTTCCAGAAGGCCGCCGACCTGCTCGGCGTCGACCTCCGGATCGTCCCGACAGACGACCGGCAGCGGGCCGATCTCTCGGCCGTCCGCGCCGCCGTCGACGACGACACCGCGCTGGTGATCGGCGTCGCGGGAACCACCGAGTACGGCCGCGTCGACCCGATTCCGGACCTCGCCGAGATCGCCCACTCGGTCGACGCGATGTGCCACGTCGACGCCGCGTGGGGCGGGTTCGTGCTTCCCTTTACCGACTACGACTGGCACTTCGGTCACGCCGCGGTCGACACGATGGCAATCGATCCCCACAAAATGGGACAGGCCGCGGTGCCCGCTGGCGGGCTGCTCGTCCGCGATTCGGCCCTGCTCGACGAACTCGCCGTCGACACGCCCTACCTCGAGTCGACCTCGCAGGCGACGCTGACCGGGACCCGCTCCGGTGCGGGCGTCGCAAGCGCCGTCGCCGCGATGGAAGAGCTGTGGCCCGACGGCTACCGCCGACAGTACGCCCGGTCGCAGAACAACGCTGAGTGGTTGGCCGACGCCCTCGAGAAACGGGGCTACGAGGTCGCCGATCCCACCCTGCCGCTGGTCGCGGCCGACGTGCCCCGATCGACGTTCGACGCGCTTCGAGCCGAAGGGTGGCGGATCTCTCGGACCGCGACGGGCGAGCTACGGGTCGTCTGCATGCCCCACGTCACCCGGGAGATGTTGGCCTCGTTCATCGGTGATCTCGATCGACTCGAGGTACGCGCGAGCGTCCCCGTCGCGAGCGACGACTGA
- the metG gene encoding methionine--tRNA ligase, which produces MSTHNDDFPTDEPAVVTCGLPYANGDLHIGHLRGYIGADAFSRALETLGQETAYVCGSDMHGTPVAVNAEQQGVDPADFALDWHEQYEETFPKFNVDFDNYGHTHDETNTELTQEIVRTLDDEGYIYEKEIQVAYDPDADQYLPDRYVEGTCPYCGAKARGDECDEGCQRHLEPGEVEDPTSTITGNPAEYRERTHKFFEVSEFADFLTEFLDGLEGTSNARNQPRQWIEDGLQDWCITRDMDWGIDYPGEDGDGDDLVLYVWVDAPIEYIASTKQYSERVGTDEYDWEQVWKGDGEIMHVIGRDIIQHHTIFWPAMLEGSGYNKPRGIAATGFITINGKGLSTSRNRAIWAKEYLDEGFHPDLLRYYLTTTGGLQQDVDFSWDAFQEKVNGELVGTVGNFWYRSLLFAYRNYEGTPDTEVSAEVEERIEGAIGDVRENVNDYSMRGVGQAATQLAQFGNEYIQRNEPWKLTDEEPEAAAQVIRDCVQIAKAVGVLLEPIAPDKAQDLWEQLGEDGAIADAHLEDALEAPPRNFDEPGELFGKIEDDRVDELTEKLEERVAAASDDGEESDDADAETESDDTAASESESMAETDDLEPLLEDRIGFEGFQELDIRVGRIESAEGIEGADDLAKLEVDIGFETRQVVAGIKQLHDLDELPGTKCVLLANMEPAELFGVESNGMILAAGKEADLLTTHGDAALGEKIK; this is translated from the coding sequence ATGAGCACGCACAACGACGACTTTCCGACGGACGAGCCCGCCGTCGTGACCTGCGGGTTGCCCTACGCCAACGGCGACCTCCACATCGGTCATCTGCGGGGGTATATCGGCGCGGACGCCTTTTCCCGCGCGCTCGAGACGCTGGGACAGGAGACGGCCTACGTCTGCGGGTCGGACATGCACGGCACCCCGGTCGCCGTCAATGCCGAACAGCAGGGCGTCGATCCGGCGGACTTCGCATTGGACTGGCACGAGCAGTACGAGGAGACGTTCCCCAAGTTCAACGTCGACTTCGACAACTACGGCCACACCCACGACGAGACGAACACCGAGTTGACCCAAGAGATCGTCCGCACGCTGGACGACGAGGGCTACATCTACGAGAAGGAGATTCAGGTCGCCTACGACCCCGACGCCGACCAGTACCTCCCCGACCGCTACGTCGAGGGGACCTGTCCCTACTGCGGCGCGAAGGCCCGCGGCGACGAGTGCGACGAGGGCTGTCAGCGCCACTTAGAGCCGGGTGAGGTCGAGGACCCGACGAGTACGATCACGGGCAACCCCGCGGAGTACCGCGAGCGGACCCACAAGTTCTTCGAGGTCTCGGAGTTCGCCGACTTTCTGACCGAGTTCCTCGACGGCCTCGAGGGCACCTCGAACGCGCGCAACCAGCCGCGCCAGTGGATCGAAGACGGCCTGCAGGACTGGTGTATCACGCGGGACATGGACTGGGGGATCGACTATCCCGGCGAAGACGGAGACGGGGACGACCTCGTCCTCTACGTCTGGGTCGACGCGCCGATCGAGTACATCGCGAGTACGAAGCAGTACTCCGAGCGCGTCGGGACCGACGAGTACGACTGGGAGCAGGTCTGGAAGGGCGACGGCGAGATCATGCACGTCATCGGCCGGGACATCATCCAGCACCACACGATCTTCTGGCCCGCCATGCTCGAGGGATCGGGCTACAACAAGCCCCGCGGGATCGCCGCGACCGGCTTCATCACGATCAACGGGAAGGGGCTCTCGACCAGCCGGAACCGCGCGATCTGGGCCAAGGAGTACTTGGACGAGGGCTTCCACCCCGATCTGCTGCGATACTACCTGACCACGACCGGCGGCCTCCAGCAGGACGTCGACTTCTCGTGGGACGCCTTCCAGGAGAAGGTCAACGGCGAACTCGTCGGTACCGTCGGCAACTTCTGGTACCGCTCGCTGCTCTTTGCCTACCGCAACTACGAGGGCACGCCCGACACGGAGGTCTCCGCGGAAGTCGAGGAGCGCATCGAGGGAGCCATCGGCGACGTTCGCGAGAACGTCAACGACTACTCCATGCGCGGGGTCGGACAGGCCGCGACGCAGCTCGCGCAGTTCGGCAACGAGTACATCCAGCGCAACGAGCCGTGGAAGCTCACCGACGAGGAACCCGAAGCAGCCGCGCAGGTCATCCGCGACTGCGTCCAGATTGCCAAGGCCGTCGGCGTCCTGCTCGAGCCGATTGCCCCCGACAAGGCCCAGGACCTGTGGGAGCAACTCGGCGAGGACGGCGCAATCGCCGACGCCCACCTCGAGGACGCGCTCGAGGCCCCGCCGCGAAACTTCGACGAACCTGGCGAACTCTTCGGCAAGATCGAAGACGACCGCGTCGACGAACTCACCGAAAAGCTCGAGGAACGAGTCGCGGCCGCCTCGGACGACGGCGAGGAATCCGACGACGCCGACGCAGAAACCGAAAGCGACGACACCGCCGCGAGCGAATCCGAGAGCATGGCAGAGACGGACGACCTCGAGCCGCTGCTCGAGGACCGGATCGGATTCGAGGGCTTTCAGGAACTGGACATTCGCGTCGGCCGGATCGAATCGGCCGAAGGAATCGAGGGCGCGGACGATCTCGCGAAGCTCGAGGTCGACATCGGCTTCGAGACGCGGCAGGTGGTCGCGGGGATCAAGCAACTCCACGACCTCGACGAACTGCCGGGGACGAAGTGCGTGCTGCTGGCGAACATGGAGCCCGCGGAACTGTTCGGCGTGGAGTCGAACGGCATGATCCTCGCGGCCGGCAAGGAGGCGGACCTGCTGACGACCCACGGCGACGCGGCCCTCGGCGAGAAGATCAAGTAA
- a CDS encoding glycosyltransferase family 2 protein codes for MISTASRAVEHGATVVGVLSLLLFGFTQGREIQQYTLDLLVVTVRVVFLDALSSMAVFTCFVAITGLLLVREVWTSRDVIDPVTDGPRLTAVVPVYRDHAVMDESVESLCESAYENLEVVIVAEPNDDATLERARELASAHERVECLVNGNPGSKAGAINDAVRETDAEHIAVFDADERVSPEFLPRAMGGILDGADVFQGRRIPRPTGVIETVAYCERVVFHASYKLVELSGFANCRSSSTVLTREAFERVDGYDDMLTEDLDFAHACYRESLDVRQARQCTNTMEAPHSLRDLWGQRKRWRVGQIEVLHTTLLEALHGQVDRRGVISIGRMCSSLLGSLFTLALTSKLLLLLVLDVESAFLILAAVLIATIGLVAWRDTSDGRIDGLRWSVAFAPLLYPAFGVLTLKSLLEYGLSWDGTWYHVEKSGS; via the coding sequence ATGATTTCGACAGCGTCTCGAGCCGTCGAACACGGGGCCACCGTCGTCGGTGTCCTCTCCCTGCTGCTGTTCGGGTTCACACAGGGACGGGAAATCCAGCAGTACACCCTCGACTTGCTCGTGGTGACCGTGCGGGTGGTGTTCCTCGACGCGCTGTCGTCGATGGCCGTCTTCACGTGCTTCGTCGCGATCACCGGATTGCTGCTGGTCCGCGAGGTGTGGACCTCTCGGGACGTCATCGATCCGGTGACCGACGGCCCGCGGCTGACGGCCGTCGTGCCGGTCTACCGCGATCACGCGGTGATGGACGAAAGCGTCGAGAGCCTCTGTGAAAGCGCCTACGAGAACCTCGAGGTGGTCATCGTCGCCGAGCCGAACGACGACGCGACCCTCGAGCGTGCCCGCGAACTCGCGAGCGCTCACGAGCGGGTCGAGTGTCTGGTCAACGGGAACCCGGGCTCGAAGGCGGGCGCGATCAATGACGCCGTTCGCGAGACCGACGCCGAACATATCGCGGTCTTCGACGCCGACGAGCGGGTTTCACCCGAGTTCCTGCCGCGAGCGATGGGCGGGATACTCGACGGCGCGGATGTCTTTCAGGGCCGCCGGATCCCGCGGCCCACCGGTGTCATCGAGACGGTCGCGTACTGTGAGCGGGTGGTCTTTCACGCGAGCTACAAGCTGGTCGAACTCTCCGGGTTCGCGAACTGCCGGAGTTCCTCGACGGTCCTCACCCGCGAGGCGTTCGAGCGCGTCGACGGCTACGACGACATGCTCACCGAGGATCTCGACTTCGCCCACGCCTGCTATCGCGAGAGCCTCGACGTGCGACAGGCCCGCCAGTGTACGAACACGATGGAGGCCCCCCATAGCCTGCGGGACCTCTGGGGCCAGCGCAAGCGCTGGCGCGTCGGCCAGATCGAAGTCCTCCACACGACGCTGCTCGAGGCCCTGCACGGGCAGGTCGATCGCCGCGGCGTCATCTCGATCGGTCGGATGTGCTCGAGCCTGCTCGGGAGCCTGTTCACGCTCGCGCTCACCTCGAAGCTCCTGCTGTTGCTCGTTCTGGACGTCGAATCGGCGTTCCTGATCCTCGCAGCGGTCCTCATCGCGACCATCGGCCTCGTCGCGTGGCGCGACACCAGCGACGGCCGAATCGACGGCCTCCGATGGAGCGTCGCCTTCGCGCCGCTGCTCTACCCCGCCTTCGGCGTGCTCACCCTCAAATCGCTGCTCGAGTACGGCCTCTCGTGGGACGGGACGTGGTACCACGTCGAGAAAAGCGGCTCCTGA
- a CDS encoding TrkA family potassium uptake protein: MFPDSVSHVDDRPILRHAVAPIGTFVAIVVAGIAGLAALGNVGPVEAAFWLVDLTSIDLHFQDRAGPERATKAYAVLVTVGLVVSGLWIGETVVTELFGGRISAEVSRATMQRRIDNSDDHVIVCGYGMFGRTIANRLAEADRQVVVIEIDEENATRAREDGHLLVEGDARRERVLRSAGVDRATKLVAAIDDSNVNIQIAIVSGTATSTPEIIVRVGEEMYEPVAREAGADEVIIPEVVSGERVTRLLERPTDRRPAD; this comes from the coding sequence GTGTTCCCCGATAGCGTTTCACACGTCGACGATCGGCCGATTTTGCGCCACGCGGTCGCGCCGATCGGTACGTTCGTCGCGATCGTCGTCGCGGGGATCGCGGGCCTCGCGGCGCTCGGGAACGTCGGCCCCGTGGAGGCGGCGTTCTGGCTGGTCGATCTGACGAGCATCGATCTCCACTTTCAGGACCGCGCGGGTCCCGAACGGGCGACCAAGGCCTACGCCGTGTTGGTGACGGTCGGGCTCGTCGTCTCGGGGCTGTGGATCGGCGAAACGGTCGTCACCGAACTGTTCGGGGGACGGATCTCCGCGGAGGTATCACGAGCAACGATGCAACGACGAATCGACAACAGCGACGATCACGTTATCGTCTGTGGCTACGGGATGTTCGGACGGACGATCGCCAACCGGCTCGCCGAGGCGGACCGGCAGGTGGTCGTCATCGAAATCGACGAAGAAAACGCGACCCGCGCCCGCGAGGACGGGCATCTGCTCGTCGAGGGCGACGCCAGACGCGAGCGGGTACTGCGGTCGGCCGGGGTCGACCGAGCGACGAAACTCGTCGCTGCGATCGACGACTCGAACGTCAACATCCAGATCGCGATCGTCAGCGGCACGGCGACGTCGACGCCCGAAATCATCGTCCGCGTCGGCGAGGAGATGTACGAACCGGTCGCGCGGGAGGCCGGTGCCGACGAGGTGATCATCCCCGAAGTCGTCAGCGGCGAGCGCGTGACCCGCCTGCTCGAGCGACCGACGGATCGCCGCCCGGCGGACTGA
- the pyk gene encoding pyruvate kinase, producing MRNAKIVSTLGPATNDRETIRELAAAGMSVARLNASHGSPSDRAALIDRVRAVDEERAEPVAIMLDTKGPEIRTAPLPEGETVSLETGSEIRFVEGEESTPETVGLSVAITAVEPGDRILLDDGLIETTVLEHDGDAVRARVDTGGELGGRKGVNVPGVELDLDVVTEKDRRDLELAAEKEVDFVAASFVRDADDVYEVGEVLEEAGADIPIIAKIERAGAVENLDEIIDAAYGVMVARGDLGVECPMEDVPMIQKRIIRKCREAGRPVITATEMLDSMVHARRPTRAEASDVANAVLDGTDAVMLSAETAVGDHPIAVVDAMDSIIREVEGSEEYAELLEQRVPASGEARTDALARSARFLARDIGADAVVAATESGYTALKTAKYRPGVPVVGSTPSQAVRRQLALTWGVTPLYAPVSDQGADAVVEKAVQAALDAGIAESGDTVVVLCGMMTDLEGANTTNMLKVHVAADALTTGQVVVEGRATGPVVHVTDGDLSEIPEGAILALPADFDEEFSGDTSRIGGIINAERGMTGYPALVARELGIPMISDADGTDIAAGEVVTVDAERGVVYGGDISDRTVRR from the coding sequence ATGAGAAACGCGAAAATAGTCAGTACGCTGGGGCCGGCGACGAACGACCGGGAGACGATCCGGGAGCTCGCCGCGGCCGGGATGTCCGTCGCACGACTGAACGCGAGCCACGGCAGTCCGTCGGATCGCGCGGCGTTGATCGATCGCGTCCGCGCGGTCGACGAGGAGCGGGCCGAACCCGTCGCGATCATGCTCGACACGAAGGGGCCGGAGATCCGGACCGCGCCGCTGCCCGAGGGCGAGACGGTGAGTCTCGAGACGGGCTCGGAAATCAGGTTCGTCGAGGGCGAGGAGTCGACGCCGGAGACGGTCGGCCTCTCGGTGGCGATCACTGCGGTCGAACCCGGGGACCGAATTCTGCTCGACGACGGCCTGATCGAGACGACCGTCCTCGAACACGACGGCGACGCGGTTCGGGCGCGAGTCGATACCGGCGGCGAACTGGGCGGTCGCAAGGGCGTCAACGTCCCCGGCGTCGAACTCGATCTCGACGTCGTCACGGAGAAGGATCGCCGGGACCTCGAGCTGGCCGCCGAGAAGGAAGTCGACTTCGTCGCGGCGAGCTTCGTCCGGGACGCGGATGACGTCTACGAGGTCGGCGAGGTCTTGGAAGAGGCGGGCGCGGACATCCCGATCATCGCGAAGATCGAACGCGCCGGCGCGGTGGAGAACTTAGATGAGATCATCGACGCCGCCTACGGCGTGATGGTGGCCCGCGGCGACCTCGGCGTGGAGTGTCCGATGGAAGATGTCCCGATGATCCAAAAGCGGATCATCCGCAAGTGCCGCGAGGCCGGGCGGCCGGTCATCACGGCGACGGAGATGCTCGACTCGATGGTCCACGCCCGCCGGCCGACGCGCGCGGAGGCCTCCGACGTGGCAAACGCCGTCCTCGACGGCACCGACGCGGTCATGCTGTCGGCCGAGACCGCGGTCGGCGACCACCCCATCGCCGTCGTCGACGCGATGGACAGCATCATCCGCGAGGTCGAGGGCTCCGAGGAGTACGCCGAGTTGCTCGAGCAGCGCGTCCCGGCGTCGGGCGAGGCGCGGACGGACGCGCTGGCCCGGTCGGCGCGGTTCCTCGCGCGGGACATCGGCGCGGACGCGGTCGTCGCCGCGACCGAATCCGGCTACACGGCGCTGAAGACGGCGAAGTACCGCCCCGGCGTGCCGGTCGTCGGCTCGACGCCGAGTCAGGCGGTGCGTCGCCAGCTCGCGTTGACGTGGGGCGTGACGCCGCTGTACGCGCCCGTCTCGGATCAGGGGGCCGACGCCGTCGTCGAGAAGGCCGTCCAGGCCGCCCTCGACGCCGGGATCGCCGAGAGCGGGGACACCGTGGTCGTCCTCTGCGGGATGATGACCGACCTCGAGGGGGCGAACACGACGAACATGCTGAAGGTCCACGTCGCCGCCGACGCGCTGACGACCGGACAGGTCGTCGTCGAGGGGCGGGCGACCGGGCCGGTCGTCCACGTGACCGACGGCGACCTCTCGGAGATCCCTGAAGGGGCGATCCTCGCCCTGCCCGCCGATTTCGACGAGGAGTTTTCCGGCGATACGAGCCGCATCGGCGGCATCATCAACGCCGAGCGGGGGATGACCGGCTACCCGGCGCTGGTCGCACGCGAGTTGGGGATACCGATGATCAGCGACGCGGACGGCACGGACATCGCGGCCGGCGAGGTCGTCACGGTCGACGCCGAGCGCGGCGTCGTCTACGGCGGCGATATCAGCGACCGCACCGTGCGACGCTGA